Proteins encoded together in one Citromicrobium bathyomarinum window:
- a CDS encoding ABC transporter permease, translating to MSSSARLSLWQAAWVIARRDFTAIVFSKVFLLFLIGPLFFLGISAGGGYVGAMAADSADEPQLAVAFTPDANAAIERVRDELEPLVGMPDVTLVEQADGADPRALLEDEDRNLLGVLSGSLTDPLLTGPKEDVERWEGEVAIMVGAARGEAIPQANIAIDMTDGAINRQTAQDATARAGIVMLFMLTIFLAGMVLSNLVEEKGNKIIEILAAAIPMDAVFVGKLFAMLGVSLVGLTVWGAAAGVILILGAGALPVIPPPAVGWPLFFALFVIYFAMAYLLIGSVFLAVGSLAPTVRDVQTVSMPATILQLLIFFLANFAVGQPGSALEIFAAIFPLSSPYMMVARAAKEGVMWWHLAAIAWQVLWVAIFVKIGASLFRAKVLKSGSAGREKGAGRKGLLGLFGSASNQS from the coding sequence ATGAGCAGTTCGGCACGTCTCTCCCTGTGGCAGGCCGCATGGGTCATCGCCCGGCGCGACTTTACCGCGATCGTGTTCAGCAAGGTGTTCCTGCTGTTCCTGATCGGCCCGCTGTTCTTCCTCGGGATTTCGGCAGGCGGCGGCTATGTCGGCGCGATGGCGGCGGACAGCGCGGACGAGCCGCAGCTCGCGGTCGCGTTCACGCCCGATGCCAATGCGGCAATCGAAAGAGTGCGCGACGAGCTGGAGCCGCTGGTCGGCATGCCCGATGTAACGCTGGTCGAGCAGGCCGACGGGGCCGATCCGCGCGCGCTGCTGGAGGATGAGGACCGCAATCTGCTCGGCGTGCTGTCGGGCAGCCTCACCGATCCGCTGCTGACCGGCCCGAAGGAAGACGTCGAGCGGTGGGAGGGCGAAGTCGCCATCATGGTCGGCGCGGCGCGCGGCGAAGCGATCCCGCAGGCGAATATCGCGATCGACATGACCGACGGCGCGATCAACCGCCAGACCGCACAGGATGCGACCGCGCGCGCAGGGATCGTCATGCTGTTCATGCTGACGATCTTCCTTGCCGGCATGGTCCTGTCCAACCTGGTCGAGGAGAAGGGCAACAAGATCATCGAGATTCTTGCAGCGGCGATCCCGATGGATGCGGTGTTCGTGGGCAAGCTGTTCGCGATGCTCGGCGTCAGCCTGGTCGGGCTGACCGTGTGGGGCGCGGCCGCCGGGGTGATCCTGATTCTCGGAGCGGGCGCACTGCCCGTGATTCCCCCGCCCGCGGTCGGCTGGCCACTGTTCTTCGCGCTGTTCGTGATCTATTTCGCGATGGCCTACCTGCTGATCGGATCGGTGTTCCTCGCGGTGGGATCGCTCGCGCCTACCGTGCGTGACGTGCAGACGGTCAGCATGCCGGCCACGATCCTGCAGCTGCTGATCTTCTTCCTCGCCAATTTCGCGGTCGGCCAGCCCGGTTCCGCGCTGGAGATCTTCGCCGCGATCTTCCCGCTGTCGAGCCCGTACATGATGGTCGCGCGCGCAGCGAAGGAAGGCGTCATGTGGTGGCACCTCGCTGCGATCGCGTGGCAGGTGCTGTGGGTCGCGATCTTCGTGAAGATCGGCGCCAGCCTGTTCCGCGCCAAGGTGCTCAAGTCGGGCAGCGCGGGGCGCGAGAAGGGCGCGGGGCGCAAAGGTCTGCTGGGGCTGTTCGGCAGCGCCTCCAATCAGTCCTGA
- a CDS encoding cytochrome P450, translated as MATTAQSPAGTHQWSRSPSAHKALEAHYAANPDTRPDYPHKWDTSRSDIYFENRWEPIFKEMRAAGPVHYIPESPFGPYWSVVGHKAVQHTEALPDIFSSSWEYGGITILDDLPDIPEEERMRLPMFIAMDRPKHTGQRKTVAPAFTPAEMKRLEDDIRQRTGETLDALPRGEVFDWVNTVSIPLTTGMLAILFDFPWEDRDLLTHWSDWAGDTELATVRALDETRRGMLHEMAAYFQLLWAERAQKGEAPDLISRMIHSPAMNQMEPQEFMGNLVLLIVGGNDTTRNTMSGIVHAFDRFPDQRKAFEEDASLIPNAVQECIRYQTPLKHMRRTATQDTELFGQNIAAGDKVLLWYNSANRDESVFEDAEKLDITRENARRHLAFGYGIHRCVGARLAELQLRVLLEEMHKRRLRVHVAGDVQRVRANFVEGFRKLEVEVTEF; from the coding sequence ATGGCAACCACCGCACAATCCCCCGCTGGCACGCACCAGTGGTCCCGCTCGCCCAGCGCGCACAAAGCGCTTGAGGCGCATTACGCCGCCAATCCGGACACGCGGCCTGACTATCCCCACAAGTGGGATACCAGCCGCAGCGACATCTATTTCGAGAATCGGTGGGAGCCGATCTTCAAGGAAATGCGCGCGGCGGGCCCGGTGCATTACATCCCCGAAAGCCCCTTCGGCCCCTACTGGTCGGTGGTCGGCCACAAGGCGGTCCAGCACACCGAGGCGCTGCCCGACATCTTCTCTTCGAGCTGGGAATATGGCGGCATCACCATCCTCGACGATCTGCCCGACATTCCCGAAGAAGAGCGGATGCGGCTGCCAATGTTCATCGCGATGGACCGGCCCAAGCATACCGGCCAGCGCAAGACCGTGGCCCCCGCCTTCACCCCGGCGGAGATGAAGCGGCTGGAAGACGACATCCGCCAGCGCACCGGCGAAACGCTGGACGCGCTCCCGCGTGGCGAAGTGTTCGACTGGGTCAACACCGTCTCCATCCCGCTGACCACCGGAATGCTGGCGATTTTGTTCGACTTCCCGTGGGAAGACCGCGACCTGCTGACCCACTGGTCCGACTGGGCAGGCGACACCGAACTGGCGACCGTGCGCGCGCTTGACGAGACTCGGCGCGGGATGCTCCACGAGATGGCCGCCTATTTCCAGCTGCTGTGGGCCGAGCGGGCGCAGAAGGGCGAAGCGCCGGACCTGATCAGCCGGATGATCCATTCGCCTGCGATGAACCAGATGGAGCCCCAGGAATTCATGGGCAACCTGGTGCTGCTGATCGTGGGCGGCAACGACACCACGCGCAACACCATGAGCGGGATCGTGCATGCATTCGATCGCTTCCCCGACCAGCGCAAAGCTTTCGAGGAAGACGCGAGCCTGATCCCCAATGCGGTGCAGGAATGCATCCGTTACCAGACGCCCCTCAAGCACATGCGCCGCACCGCGACGCAGGATACCGAGCTGTTCGGCCAGAACATCGCGGCAGGCGACAAGGTGCTGCTGTGGTACAATTCGGCCAATCGGGACGAGAGCGTGTTCGAGGATGCCGAAAAGCTCGACATCACGCGCGAGAACGCCCGGCGACACCTCGCCTTCGGCTATGGCATTCACCGCTGCGTGGGCGCGCGGCTCGCCGAGCTGCAGCTGCGCGTGCTGCTGGAGGAGATGCACAAACGCCGTCTGCGCGTGCATGTCGCAGGCGATGTCCAGCGCGTGCGCGCCAACTTCGTCGAGGGCTTCCGCAAGCTGGAGGTCGAAGTCACCGAGTTCTAG
- the msrB gene encoding peptide-methionine (R)-S-oxide reductase MsrB — MTRPTANRRSALALFGGGVASLALVACGRSAEAKSFPVSRSEAEWRKRLTKAEFYVLREEGTERAYSSPLDKEKRAGTFACAGCGNAVYSSKHKYDSGTGWPSFWQPIRSGAVGTSTDYKIGVPRTEVHCARCGGHLGHIFNDGPRPTGKRHCINGVALDFKPA; from the coding sequence ATGACCCGACCGACCGCCAATCGCCGCTCCGCACTCGCCCTGTTTGGGGGCGGTGTCGCCAGTCTCGCGCTTGTCGCCTGCGGGCGCAGCGCCGAGGCGAAGAGCTTCCCCGTCAGCCGCAGCGAAGCCGAATGGCGCAAGCGGCTGACCAAGGCCGAATTCTACGTGCTGCGCGAGGAAGGCACGGAGCGCGCCTACAGCTCTCCGCTCGACAAGGAAAAGCGCGCCGGGACCTTCGCCTGCGCGGGCTGCGGCAACGCGGTCTATTCGAGCAAGCACAAATACGACAGCGGCACCGGCTGGCCCAGCTTCTGGCAGCCGATCCGCAGCGGGGCGGTGGGCACCTCCACCGACTACAAGATCGGCGTGCCCCGCACCGAAGTACACTGCGCACGCTGCGGCGGGCATCTGGGGCATATTTTCAACGACGGCCCGCGGCCGACCGGCAAGCGCCACTGCATCAACGGCGTCGCGCTGGACTTCAAACCCGCCTAG
- a CDS encoding GtrA family protein yields MQAMLHRLSDLTILRYLLASVGALAVDMGSFLGLMALGLAATPASAAGYTLGILAHWLLSSRAVFTGRVAQSGIARTRQKVLFVVSALAGLALTTGIVAAAQALSIDPRAGKLVAIVLSFALTWWLRNVVVFRALA; encoded by the coding sequence ATGCAGGCCATGCTGCACCGGCTGAGCGATCTGACGATCCTGCGCTACCTGCTAGCAAGCGTGGGGGCGCTGGCGGTCGACATGGGTTCCTTCCTCGGCCTGATGGCGCTGGGCCTCGCCGCGACGCCTGCCTCTGCGGCGGGCTATACGCTGGGGATCCTCGCGCACTGGCTGCTGTCCAGCCGCGCGGTCTTTACCGGGCGCGTTGCACAGAGCGGGATCGCGCGCACGCGCCAGAAGGTGCTGTTCGTCGTCTCCGCACTCGCCGGGCTGGCGCTGACTACCGGCATCGTCGCCGCAGCGCAGGCGCTGTCGATCGATCCGCGCGCGGGCAAGCTGGTTGCAATCGTGCTCAGCTTCGCGCTCACCTGGTGGCTGCGCAACGTGGTGGTGTTTCGTGCGCTCGCCTAG
- a CDS encoding NAD(P)/FAD-dependent oxidoreductase — protein sequence MTEANRPALNVPSIDVDVAIIGAGPAGLTAGYLLTKAGKSVAIIEKDATYVGGISRTVEHEGYRFDIGGHRFFSKSQQVVDLWNEILPDDFIERPRMSRIYYEGMFYSYPLRAFEALRNLGLWRSTMCMASYLWARAFPNRNVKSFEDWTTNQFGKKLYSIFFKTYTEKVWGMPCDEMSADWAAQRIKGLSLMGAVVDGLKRSLGLNRKPNDGMQAKTLLESFRYPRQGPGMMWEAARDKIIASGKGRVIMGHGLEQLASDGEGGWRMSAVGKDGSKIVVNAAHAISSAPMRELGARLHPLPETSWNGSNLRYRDFLTVALMVQGEDLFPDNWIYIHDSKVKVGRVQNFRSWSPEMIPDAEMACVGLEYFCFEGDGLWSMDDADLIELATTEMKVLGLLDPKKVMGGAVVRQEKAYPVYDEDYAVNVAAMRGELEAKYPTLHLVGRNGMHRYNNQDHAMMTAMLTVENILAGARVYDIWCVNEDAEYHEAGDEGADKALPARESVTSDQAAALNSMRDVPTRIVEDGETDADKRRAA from the coding sequence ATGACCGAAGCGAACCGACCAGCTCTCAATGTCCCGTCAATCGATGTAGACGTGGCGATCATCGGTGCAGGCCCCGCAGGGCTCACCGCAGGCTACCTGCTGACCAAGGCGGGCAAGAGCGTGGCCATCATCGAGAAGGATGCGACCTACGTGGGCGGCATTAGCCGCACCGTGGAGCACGAGGGCTACCGCTTCGACATCGGCGGGCACCGGTTCTTTTCCAAGTCCCAGCAGGTCGTCGACCTGTGGAACGAGATCCTGCCCGACGACTTCATCGAGCGCCCGCGGATGAGCCGCATCTATTACGAGGGCATGTTCTACTCCTACCCGCTGCGCGCGTTCGAGGCGCTGCGTAACCTCGGCCTGTGGCGCTCGACCATGTGCATGGCCAGCTACCTGTGGGCGCGTGCCTTCCCCAACCGCAATGTGAAGAGCTTCGAGGACTGGACCACCAACCAGTTCGGCAAAAAGCTCTATTCGATCTTCTTCAAGACCTACACCGAGAAGGTGTGGGGCATGCCCTGCGACGAGATGAGCGCGGACTGGGCGGCGCAGCGGATCAAGGGGCTTTCGCTGATGGGCGCGGTGGTCGACGGGCTGAAGCGCAGCCTCGGCCTCAACAGGAAGCCCAATGACGGGATGCAGGCCAAGACGCTGCTGGAAAGCTTCCGCTATCCGCGGCAGGGCCCCGGCATGATGTGGGAGGCCGCGCGCGACAAGATTATCGCAAGCGGCAAGGGGCGGGTCATCATGGGCCATGGCCTCGAACAGCTCGCCAGCGATGGTGAGGGCGGCTGGCGGATGAGCGCGGTGGGCAAGGACGGATCGAAGATCGTCGTCAACGCCGCGCACGCGATCAGCTCTGCGCCGATGCGCGAGCTTGGCGCGCGGCTGCATCCGCTGCCCGAGACCAGCTGGAACGGCAGCAATCTGCGCTACCGCGACTTCCTGACCGTCGCGCTGATGGTCCAAGGCGAAGACCTGTTCCCCGACAACTGGATCTACATCCACGACAGCAAGGTGAAGGTCGGCCGCGTGCAGAACTTCCGCAGCTGGTCGCCCGAGATGATCCCGGACGCGGAGATGGCCTGCGTCGGCCTCGAATATTTCTGCTTCGAAGGCGACGGACTGTGGTCGATGGACGATGCCGACCTGATCGAGCTTGCGACCACCGAGATGAAGGTGCTCGGCCTGCTCGACCCGAAGAAGGTCATGGGCGGCGCGGTCGTGCGGCAGGAAAAGGCCTATCCCGTCTATGACGAGGATTACGCCGTCAATGTCGCGGCGATGCGCGGCGAGCTGGAGGCGAAATATCCGACGCTGCACCTGGTCGGGCGCAACGGCATGCACCGCTACAACAACCAGGACCACGCGATGATGACCGCGATGCTGACGGTCGAGAATATCCTCGCCGGCGCGCGCGTTTACGACATCTGGTGCGTCAACGAGGATGCCGAGTATCACGAAGCGGGCGACGAGGGCGCGGACAAGGCGCTGCCTGCCCGTGAATCCGTGACGAGCGATCAGGCCGCCGCGCTCAATTCGATGCGCGACGTGCCGACCCGTATCGTCGAGGATGGCGAAACCGACGCCGACAAGCGCCGCGCCGCCTGA
- a CDS encoding PLP-dependent cysteine synthase family protein, whose product MTWETWLNRAIRLIEADYNRSSDTHLIRVPLPHCRGIELYLKDESSHPTGSLKHRLARSLFLYGLCNGWIGEGTTLIEASSGSTAVSEAYFAKLLDLPFIAVVPASTAEAKLEQIRFYGGQIHPVEDPGMVYAESERLAAETGGHYLDQFTYAERATDWRGNNNIAQSIFSQMSEEDHPDPTWIVCGAGTGGTSATLGRYIRYQRRPTQLCVADPAGSVFHRHYADRAVETLDGRCECRIEGIGRARVEPSFEPGVIDRMIAVQDADSIGAMFALSKTLGRKVGGSTGTNLFACLQLIEEMASAGQTGSIVTLLCDDGARYASTYYSEEWLAEWGGNWRPAYERMLEILE is encoded by the coding sequence ATGACCTGGGAAACATGGCTCAACCGCGCAATCCGCCTGATCGAGGCGGACTACAACCGCTCCTCCGACACGCACCTGATCCGTGTGCCGCTGCCGCATTGCCGGGGGATCGAGCTTTATCTCAAAGACGAAAGCTCGCACCCCACGGGCAGCCTCAAGCACCGGCTCGCCCGGTCGCTGTTCCTCTACGGGCTGTGCAACGGTTGGATCGGCGAGGGCACCACGCTGATCGAGGCATCCTCGGGCTCGACCGCCGTGTCCGAAGCCTATTTCGCCAAACTGCTCGACCTGCCGTTCATCGCGGTGGTGCCTGCGAGCACCGCCGAGGCGAAGCTGGAGCAGATCCGGTTCTACGGCGGGCAGATTCATCCGGTCGAAGATCCGGGCATGGTCTACGCGGAATCGGAGCGGCTCGCGGCGGAGACCGGCGGGCATTACCTCGACCAGTTTACCTACGCCGAGCGGGCGACCGACTGGCGCGGCAACAACAACATCGCGCAGAGCATCTTCTCGCAGATGAGCGAGGAGGATCATCCCGATCCCACGTGGATCGTGTGCGGCGCGGGCACCGGCGGCACGTCGGCCACGCTGGGCCGTTATATCCGTTATCAGCGCCGCCCGACGCAGCTGTGCGTCGCCGATCCCGCAGGCTCGGTCTTCCATCGCCATTACGCCGACCGCGCGGTCGAGACGCTGGACGGTCGCTGCGAATGCCGGATCGAGGGGATCGGGCGCGCGCGGGTCGAACCCAGTTTCGAGCCGGGCGTGATCGATCGGATGATCGCGGTGCAGGATGCCGACTCGATCGGCGCGATGTTCGCCCTGTCGAAGACGCTGGGCCGCAAGGTCGGCGGATCGACCGGCACCAACCTGTTCGCCTGCCTTCAGCTGATCGAGGAAATGGCCTCCGCCGGGCAGACCGGTAGCATCGTCACCCTGCTGTGCGACGACGGCGCACGCTACGCCTCGACCTATTACAGCGAGGAATGGCTGGCCGAATGGGGCGGAAACTGGCGCCCGGCGTATGAGCGGATGCTCGAAATTCTCGAATAG